In the genome of Candidatus Electrothrix rattekaaiensis, the window CATAATCCCAATCAGGATCGTGCCGAACAAAGCAAAATAGGCACCGGGCCAGAAATCCGTCAGCTTCAAGGTAAACAGACTTGACTCGACCTCTGCTGAAGCCGTCCCCAGCCCGGAGCGGGCAAGCTCGGCAGGACGATTGAACAAACGGAACCCCAGATAAATGGAAAGCGCACCGATAGCCAACACGCTCAGACGATACACGGTGACGTAGAGCAGGAACTCAGTTGAACTGGACATAGAATCTCGCAGGGTCTCTGTTTGATAAAAATAACGGAAAGAAGAAAAGAACAGCAGGAGTGTACAAAAAAGAGCGGGATTCCGCAAGGTCGGTGCTGAGGGATAATAAGGGGCACTCCCATACACCTCACTTCATGGCAAATAGGGGGCACAGACCACTATTCACTTCGTTATCTGTCCTGCGCGTGTCGTAGACTGCATCGTGAAACCACAGCGCAACCTCAATCTCCGCTGGATGAGTCGCTTGGTGACGAAGTAACAATAGTAACAATAGAGTAACAATAGGGGTCAGCCGGGTAGATCTGCTTGAATGAAACGAAAGCGGACAACGCATTCCTCAAACTATCCGATTTCGCGGCTCTCAATCATATCTACGCAACTGTTTTACATTTCATAGCATTATTAATTTCCACTTCAATACACAGCGAAGCATACGCATCATTTGCAGCATATTTAAGCTGATGTTCCTGTAACGGAAATGCGGCCCAGTTTGAGGTTTGAGCACTCTTTGCTAAACGCTGCTGAAAGACCATTGCCACAGCTGCTTTGATACCAACTCGTTGTTTTAATCTAAAGTAATTTTTTAACGTTACAGATAAATCTTGTGCATTTAGCAGGTTGATACCAAACTTCCTTTGCAGAATTTTGTTATCACCAGCAAGACCAAAACCAACTTTCTTTATATGAGGGTCACTCAATATTTTGTCTAATGACGCAATGATGGGCAAAAACCTTGTCGGAAATAAAAAAGCCTTTGATGCATTCGAAAGTTGAATAAGATGAGGGCCTTTATTCACTTCTCCTTTACGGAAACATGGCTTACTTTCCGTATCAAACCCGAGGCATGGAGCCTCTTTGAGTTCTTTTATCGCTTTTTCCGCACCTTCTCTATCTTGGACAACAACAATATTATCAAGACTGATACCTTTAAATAACGGTAAGTCCCTCATCTGCTCTTTCGTTGGACGCTTCAAACACCTTTCTCCTCTTTCCGCAACTACGTTGATGCGTTCACAGCTACTTCCCTTACTCGCCATTCAGCGAAACCCGCTTACGGATATAATCCGAAACAACATCTTTTGCATATGCAAGAACCTGTTCCGGCGACTCATCAGGCTCACAAAAATCAGGGGTTTCTATAATATCTGTGACCATCTCTTGCCACCACGGGGCGGAGAGCACCTGCTCCACACCTTCGGCATGCAATCCCGCACCAAGCATGTCTTCTGCGGTTGGGGGAAGAAAGGTAATCGTGACCGGACATTCGTTCTCTTTGGATCCTAAACGCACCCTCTCTCTGAGAAAGGCCATAATAGCTCGGAGTTCATCAGGGGACATATTTCACCATTAATCAGTATTATTATTGAGTTAATCTCATATTTCTTTTACTCTGCCGACGTCCCCACTTTCCAACCGAACTTTGATACCATGCGGATGAAATGAGGAGTTGGTCAATATATCTTTGACAACCCCTTCTGTAAGACGACCAGATCTTTGGTCTTTTTTAAGAACAATCTTCACGGCTAAACCTGACTTAATATCGGAACGATTTTTACCATCCATCTTATTTCCCTTCACGTCCTAGGCTCCTCGCTGGTTCAAGTGGGTCAGCCGAGATTAAATTTTCTGCCAATGAGGTACCTCATGGCGATGAATCTACTGACCAAGCAGACTTTTAAGCGAAAACAAGTTCCCCCTTTTTTACAGAGCTTGTCGAAGTTTATAAGCCGCAACCTCCGGGCTGATTGTATTCACAAAAAGACCAGAACCCAACTCGAATCCGTTTGGGATGGTCGTTCTGGGGCATATCTCTATATGCCAATGAAAACTTTTTGCACATTCGTTGCTGTCTTTTGCATGGGGCACCGAATGGAGAAAGTAATTGTATTGTATTTCACCGACAACGGCTTGCAGGCGAAGCATGGTGCCCCGAAGAACAGCGGCCAAATCATCAAGATCCTCATCTGAAATCTCAATGAAATTGCTTTGATGTTTTTTGGGAAGGATGTGGACTTCCCATTCATAACGGCTGGCATACGGCTTAATGGCAACAAATTTTTCACTCTGCTCAATGATATATTGTCCGGCTTCGTATCCTTGGTTTATCCCCCCTGATTTACGATCATAACTCGTTGTTTCAAGAGATAAGGCCTCGTCAATCAGAGCACAGTAGATGCAGGTTTGATTCTTTTGATAAAAAGTCAGACTCCAATGAACTTCACTTTGAACATCATGGGGTATGATGGGCATGGCAATAATCTGGCTGTGGCTATGGGGAATACTTGCTCCGGCAGCTTTGCCAAAATTCTTGAAGCAATCCTGGGACAATTGGCTCGTCGTCTAACATCGGGTAAAGATTTTCGACTATTCTGATATCCCATTTTCCGGTGGCAGGGACTTGAAGCGATGCAGGAGGAGTTTGGTTTTCATTGCCTGGGCAGAATGGGCAGGTTTCCACATGCTCACGCACGTCTCTTGATAAAGGAGCTTCCTTCTTACGCGGTCGTTTTCCTCGTGCTGTAGAAATCAGGACAGATTTTGTCGGCACTATCAGATCGATACGAATTTCTCGTATATCTTTATTATCCATTGAATAGCCTTGTGCTTATGTTTTGGAATAACTACAGGTTTATATATCTGGTTGTTTTATATGCTTCTGTAACGCCAGCGGGTAGTCACGTAGGTCTTGATTGAGTAAAGCGAAATCAGGCAATCCGAGCAAAGAGCTGTCCGCTTTCGTTGCACTCAAGCAGACCTACCCGACTATAACGATTGAACAAACTTGCCGCTCAACGGATTTTCCGCGATTAGCACCTGATCGGGCAACTACTTTGCCAATCTTTTAATATTCAATCTATACGGGACCAAGACTGTTTCTATTCCATTTTCTAAATTAATAAAATTTGCTTTGAGGCGAAAGCTTGGCGTGGTGAGAGCCTCTGAAAGTCTCTCTTTTAATTCTTCTTTTGTTGTTTTTCTTATGGAATCATCTTTCTCTGGGTCAAAATATTCGTTCCCAGTTTCA includes:
- a CDS encoding 3'-5' exonuclease; protein product: MKRPTKEQMRDLPLFKGISLDNIVVVQDREGAEKAIKELKEAPCLGFDTESKPCFRKGEVNKGPHLIQLSNASKAFLFPTRFLPIIASLDKILSDPHIKKVGFGLAGDNKILQRKFGINLLNAQDLSVTLKNYFRLKQRVGIKAAVAMVFQQRLAKSAQTSNWAAFPLQEHQLKYAANDAYASLCIEVEINNAMKCKTVA
- a CDS encoding YwbE family protein, coding for MKGNKMDGKNRSDIKSGLAVKIVLKKDQRSGRLTEGVVKDILTNSSFHPHGIKVRLESGDVGRVKEI
- a CDS encoding HIT domain-containing protein, whose product is MPIIPHDVQSEVHWSLTFYQKNQTCIYCALIDEALSLETTSYDRKSGGINQGYEAGQYIIEQSEKFVAIKPYASRYEWEVHILPKKHQSNFIEISDEDLDDLAAVLRGTMLRLQAVVGEIQYNYFLHSVPHAKDSNECAKSFHWHIEICPRTTIPNGFELGSGLFVNTISPEVAAYKLRQAL